In Candidatus Devosia phytovorans, the DNA window TTTCAAGGTTGCCGCATCCTCGGTGTCACCCCGGCCTTGAGCCGGGGCCTATCCCGAGATTTATCAACGCGCCGCCAGATCGGGCCAGCTTGCGGCTGTGGCAAGATCTCGAGATGGGTCCCGGCTCAAGGCCGGGATGACATCGCGGGTGGGAATGATCTGGAGCAAAGGCACACAGACGAAAAGCCCCGCGGGACTGGTGTCACGCGGGGCTCGGAAATTTTGGTGTTCGGTCGGGGCTTAGGCGACGTTCTCGTTGTAGCCTTCGTCGGCATCGGGTTCGCGCAGGACATAGCCGCGGCCCCAGACGGTTTCGATGTAGTTCTTGCCGCCGGTCGCAACGGAGAGCTTCTTGCGCAGCTTGCAGATGAACACGTCGATGATCTTGAGCTCGGGTTCGTCCATGCCACCATAGAGGTGGTTGAGGAACATTTCCTTGGTGAGCGTGGTCCCCTTGCGGAGGGAGAGCAGCTCGAGCATCTGGTATTCCTTGCCGGTGAGGTGCACCCGCTGGGTCTGCACTTCGACGGTCTTGGTGTCCAGGTTGACCGTGAGGTCGCCGGTCTGGATGACCGACTGGGCATGGCCCTTGGACCGACGGACGATGGCGTGGATGCGGGCCACGAGCTCGTCCTTGTGGAAGGGCTTCGTCATGTAATCGTCGGCGCCAAAGCCGAGGCCACGGACCTTGTCCTCGATGCCGGCAAGGCCGGAAAGGATCAGGATCGGCGTCTGCACCTTGGCGACGCGCAGGGTGCGAAGCACCTCATAGCCGCTCATGTCGGGCAGATTCAGATCGAGTAGAATGATGTCGTAGTCGTAGAGCTTGCCGAGATCGACGCCTTCTTCACCGAGGTCGGTGGTGTAGACATTGAAGCTCTCGGACTTGAGCATCAGTTCGATGCTCTGCGCTGTCGCGCTGTCGTCCTCAATAAGGAGTACCCGCATTATATTCCCCTTGTCATTCGTTCCTGCTGGAACCGTGGACCCGAACTGTCCACGCCAACCCTACTGGATATGACTGAACCCTAAGCCCAAATAGTTAACAAAGTTTAATTCGGTTCGGCAATACGCAAATGTCGTTAGGATGAATTAAGTTTAACTCGTTGAAATTTAAGGGTTAATTCTATCAATTTTTCTTAAGAAAATGGTTTAAGAAAGCCCTTCAACCGACTCTTTCGACTCGCGCAATTGTGGCAATGTCAGGGGGTTGGACGGGGAAAGGCGCAAAGCGGCAGACGGACCGGTCCAGCGCCTGAAATAGCGCCATTTGCTTAACAATGGGTTACGTTGTGATTCGTCGAGACCTCCGAATCGAAACCGTCGGAAACCTTAATCAGGCTCTGATCAAGAAGGGACAATGCAGACGACATGAAGGCGCTGATCTCCGCTGTTGATGCCATTGACGACATCGAGGTGTTCGGCCGCGTCAAATCGGTGCAGGGCCTGCTTGTCGAAATTGTCGGCCCGGTGCGCGAATTGCGCGTTGGCGGTCGCGTGCTGATCGAGACCGTCAATGAGGAGCAACTGGCTGCGGAGATAATTGGTTTCAAGAACGGGCACGCTTTGTGTCTGCCCTTCGGCCAATTGAGCGGCGTGCGCATGGGCTGCAAGGCGGTGTTCCAGCGCAGCGATGGGGCGGTCTACCCATCGGAAGGCTGGCTGGGACGGGTGATCACCGCCAATGGCGAGCCGATGGATGGCAAGGGGCCGCTGCCGCTGGGGGCAAAAGGCTTTCCGCTGCGGCAGGATCCGCTGCTGGCGCATGACCGCGTGCGCGTGGGCGATCCGCTCAATCTGGGCGTACGGTGCCTCAATACATTCACCACGCTCTGCGAAGGGCAGCGCATGGGGATCTTTGCCGGCTCGGGTGTCGGCAAGTCGGTGCTGATGTCGATGCTGGCGCGCAATACCGATGTCGACGTCTCGGTGATCGGACTGATCGGCGAGCGCGGCCGCGAGGTGCATGAATTCATCCAGGAATATCTGGGCGAGGAGGGCCTGAAGCGCGCCGTGGTGGTGGTGGCGACGTCGGACGAGGCGGCGCTGATGCGGCGGCAGGCGGCCTATATCTCGCTGTCGATCGCCGAATTCTTTCGCGACCAGGGGTTGCGGGTACTGTGCATGATGGACAGCCTGACGCGCTTTGCCATGGCGCAGCGCGAGATTGGCCTCGCCATTGGCGAGCCGCCGACGGCCAAGGGCTATCCGCCGACGGTTTTCACCGAATTGCCGCGCCTGTTGGAAAGAGCAGGTCCGGGCACACCCACAACAGGTTCCATTACCGGACTATTTACCGTTTTGGTGGAAGGTGATGATCACAACGAGCCCATTGCGGATGCCGTGCGCGGTATTCTTGATGGGCACATCGTGATGGAGCGCGGTATTGCCGAGCGGGGACGCTACCCTGCCGTCAACGTGCTCCGGTCCATCTCGCGCACCATGCCAGGGTGTGTTCCGGTCGACTTCCGCCCGGTCCTGCAAAAGGCGCGTGAGCTCATGTCCATCTATTCGGACATGGAGGAACTGATCCGGCTGGGGGCTTACCGGAAAGGGTCAGATCCGAAAGTGGACCGTGCGATCGCCATCAACCCGGCATTCGAGGCTTTTTTGGGCCAGAGCCGGGAAGAGACGACATCGATTGGCGAGGGCTATGACATGCTCAGGTCAATCATGGAGCAGGCGGGTGCGGCAGACTGATTGGGGGGCGAGTCATGTCCCGGACTGACTTGATGTGTAAGGAGTACAGGTCGTGAAATCGCGCAGCGAGAGCCTCATTCGGCTCAAAAAGTTCCAGGTGGACGAAAAGCGCCGTCAGGTGGCCCAGATCGAAATGATGATCGCCGATTTCGAGCGCATGGCGTCCGAACTCGACCAGCAGATCGAGATCGAGCAGACCAAGACCGGCATTTCCGACGTGGCCCACTTTGCCTATTCGACCTTTGCCAAGGCAGCGCTGAGCCGCCGCGACAACCTGCTCAATTCAGCCAATGACATGAAGAGCAAACTCGAAGGCGCCCAGGATGCGCTGGCGGAAGCGCTCGAAGACCTCAAGAAGGTCGAGTTGCTGGACCAGCGCGAGCACCAGCGCGATGCGGCAGAACAGCTCAAGGTCGAGCAGGAACAATATGACGAGATCGGCCGCCTGCGCTTTTCGCGGCAGTAGGATCGGATCGGCACGAATTTGAAAGGCCCGCGCGAGCGGGCCTTTTTCGCATTGGCGACGATTGCGTGTCCAAACAATAGAGGATCAGGCCGTCACACCACTATTTGGATTTCGGTCGTGATCGTGTCATCATCATCCCAAGGTCGGCGACAATGGAGCACTATCTTGCCGCCGAACGTGTCCCGCCACTGCACGCGGAAGCGCGCCGTGCCGCCACCACCAATGGATGTGGAGGCCTCCGTTCCGGCTGGTTCCACGCTGCCGGCGCCCGAGATGACTTCGGCGGTCCACATATAGCCACCAACGCCCTGGCCGTTGGCAGCTATTTCTCCCGTGCCGTCGGCCGACAGCCGAAGCGGCGACAGCGTTAACACCCTTGGCACTTCAGCCTCGTCAGTTGATCGTCACCCCATTCTGCAGACTTACGCTGGTAGGATAGGTAAACGGAAACTGGGTGTCTATACCGCATTCGCCATAGCGGATGCGGAAAAACCCGCTTTCGCCCCAGCGTGGGTTCCAACTGTTCTTGGCAATCCAGCAACCCTGAGTGTCGCTGTATCCGATGATGCAAACTGCATGATAGCCGACGAGACCGCCTTCAATATGGCGGTAAATGCCGCTTGTGTAGGCCGTAAAATCGCCGAACACTGCCATGGCGGCGACCACCGGCCCTTTGCCAACCGCGACCTTTCTGGCCGTGCTGGTGCCGGCAACATTGTGGCCATCAATCCTTGCTGCCACAGGTATGGCCTTGCACGGCTCGTCGCGAGGAATGTAGGGCCAGTTGCTTTCAAGCCCAACACCGTTCGACCGCAAGTGCTGGAAGGCTAGTTCGGGTTGCCAACCCGTGTCGCAGGAATTTGGCGCTCCGCAGTGGAAGAGATTGGCTTCCGACAGGTCAAAGTTTGCGCCTGGCTTGTTGTGGGCAATGAGCAGGCGGGACTCCAAGCTGGCCAATGTGGCGAAGGCAACGCAGCTGCCGCAACTCTTTTGATCCCGGACCGGCGTTACCCAGTTTTTGTTGTTCTGCTTTCGCCAGTCCACTTCGGGCGGCGGCGGGGCAGCGGCTGCGAAAGATATCTGATCCTCGCTGCGTGCGGACTGAAGCGTTCCGAACGCAATTTCCGGTGTCAGGGCGAGACCAAGCGATTTAGACGCTGATTTGGTCCCGTAATATTTGCTTAGCGGCGTCTCACCCGCGACCCAGTCAGCCCCGGCCGCCCTGATCTTTTGGTTTAGCTTGTCAAAGTTGGGATTTGGCATGACGATCTCCTCTCATCCTCGCCTGAACTGCCAACGCCAGCTGTCACGCGCCACAGGTATCGGCGTGGATCTGGTCACCGACCTTGATCAGCCCCGCCAGGACTGCGCCCGCGCCCGCGCCAACGCCCGGGATTAGAAATGCGATGCTGGACAGCAGTTGCAGAATTGGTTTTGCCGTGGGCCAGAGGCTGCAGAAGTCACTTGCGTCAAAGGCGGCGGACCGGCTCTGAACCGCCGCGCTCTGCACCGACTGAAGTTCCGAGTTGATCAACGCAACAGCAGACTGCGAACTTATCGTCATTCGTTCCTCCTTATGGCTTGATCCGGAAGTGGTATTGGACGGTGCGGGTATCTGGTAGTTAGGGATGTTCCCATCCGGAATCGTTGCGGTGCTGTTTCGCGACAGCTAGCCGCTGCAACCGGCCCCGCCCTTGCTGCGTTTGAGGGTTATGGGCACGATACAGAATCTCGATATTTCACCGCTGGCACTGGTTGTGGATGATGATCCGGTCATTCGCATGATCATGAGTGAAATGCTCGATGACCTTGGGTTCGAGGTTGCCGAGGCGGATAGCGTTGCCGCGGCTTTGGCTTATCTCGAAGGCAATGGCGAGCGAGTCAGCTTTTTGCTGACCGATGTGCAGATGCCGGGTTCGCGCAATGGGATGACGCTGGCCAATCATGTGACCTTCGTCTGGCCGCATATCCGCATTCTCGTCACGTCCGGCGTGAGCCGGCCGTTGCCGGGGCAATTGCCGGGCCGGGCACAGTTCATGTCCAAGCCGGTGACCTCGGCAGCGCTCGATGCCTATGTGTCCCGTTTCAGCGCCGACATGCTGCCCAGCCGAGCTCCCCTGACCTAGCGCGGGCGCTTGCCGAGCTCTGCGAGATAATCGCGCAAGAGGCTGGCGCGGCGTGGGCGGAAGCTGGCGCCGGTGGGTAGTGCATAGATAATGCGTTCGCAGCGAAACATGCGGAAAGCTTCACGCAGGCAACACCAGGCCAGAACGGTCAGGGTGTGGTCGGTATAGACCATGGCGAGCGGCAGGATGGTGCGTTCGGTCTCTGCCCCATGTTGGTCGGCATAGGTCAGGCGCAGCGCCTGCTCGTTCCAGCAGGCTTGCCGGATCAGATCGATGTAGGGCGATTGGGGTCGCGGATCGGGACGATAGACCTGGGAAATGGCATGAAAAAGTTGCTGCTCGCGACCATCGGGCAGGGTGGCCGCGATTTTGGCGAGGACGGCGGTGGCGGCCCCGGCCAGCGCTGAATCGCCCATGCTGCGGACCTGAGCCAGGCCCAGGGCAAGCGCTTCGATTTCGGTGCGGTCGAAGGTTTGCGGGGGCAAGGCATAGTCTTCGATCAGCCGATAGCCATAGCCGCGCTCGCCCTCGATACGGGCGCCGGCGGCGCGCAGGCTGTCGATATCGCGATAAAGCGAGCGCAAAGAAACATCCATCTCTTCGGCCAGCCGCGCGGCGGTGATCGGCGCGGGCATGACGCGCATGGCTTGCAGCAGGCGGAACAGACGATCGGGACGGGCCATATTCAACTGCCGAAAACTGTCAGTTGGCTCCGATTATACCTAGACCATCAAACAGGCAAGACGGAGTTCGGCCATGACGATCAAAACCACGACCCACCTCAATTTTCGCGGCGAGGCCCAGGCCGCGCTGGAATTCTATCAGAGCGTTTTTGGTGGGCAGATTGCGCTGGTGACCTATGCGCAATTGGGAGCGGTGGAACAGCCGGGGCAGGAGCAGCAGATCATCTGGGGTCAGGTGGAATCACCGGAGGGCTTTCACATCATGGCCTATGATGTGCGGCCGTCGCAGGACTATGCGGCGGGCGTGAACCCGGTGTTCGTCTCGGTGCGGGGCGAGACGGCTGACGAGATCCAGGGCTATTGGGACAGGCTGGCTGATGGCGCCGCCGTGATCCAGCCGATCGGACCGTCCGGCTGGTCACCGCTTTATGGCATGCTCAAGGACAGGTTCGGCGTGACCTGGGTGATCGATGTTGCCGTGGCCCATGGAGGGTGAGGCATGTGCCTGACGCCTAGGCGTCAGGGCGCCCTGACGCTCGAGAGGTCAGGGCAGGATGACCATGCGCTGGGCGTCGCGATCGGCGTCATAGGTCATGGGATCGTATTCGGTCTGGGTTTCGAGCTGTTCGCGGTTGGCGTTGATGAAGAGATAGCGGTTGCCAAATGTGTCGGCCGAGAAGGCGAGGTTGTCGAAGCCAACGGCAACGGGCTTGGCGCCCAGGCCGAGGAAGCCGCCGACGTCGACGATGACGGCGTCGAAACTGCCATCGGGATTGGTGACGATATCGCCAATGGTGCCGATCTGCTCGTCATTGATGCCATAGACGCCGATGCCGCGCAGGTCTTCGGCGGAAAGGCCCTGCTCGTCGAAATCGGTGAAGCCGGTGCGGTCGACCGGGGTATTGATGGTCGTGCGCTCGGGCTGGTCGGTGGTCAGGGCCGGATCAACGGGCACGGCATTGGGATCGCCGTCGACGAGCTGTTCTTCTTCTTCCTCCGGCGTCAGGGCTGGCTGGCCGGTCGTCTCCTCGCTATCGCCCCAGATAAAGGCGGGGGCGTCGGTGAGCGTTTCGGCGGTGGTTTCGAGCACCCAGCGGCGCGAGCCGTCCTCGCGCTCTGCCCAGGTCAGCTGGGCAAAATCGACGGCGACGTCCTTTTCACCGACACCGAGAAAGCCGCCGACGCTCAGCACAACGGCGGAAATGCCCTGCCCCGACGTCACGACCATATCGGTGATGATGCCGATTTCCTCGGCGTCATCGGCGGCAGAGGAAAAGACGGCCTCGCCCAAAAGCTTGGTTACGAGCACATCCTGGCCGCTGGTCGAATAGCCTTGCGAGGTGACGGTGGGCGGGGTCAGGCCGGATTGTTCGAGCTGGGATGAGGTCGCAGGCAAGGGCGCGGCCGGCGCCTGGGCCAGGGTGGGGGATGCCAGCAGCAGAGCCAGGATGGAGGCAGTCGTGAAGGCGCGCATGGCACTCTCCCAAATCCGTATCATTGACGCAAAAAGGGCCGGCCCGAGGGCCGGCCCTTCGCATGAGATAATCCGCGAGGGATTAGTTGGTTGCCGGAGCAGCCATCGGGTCAGCCGGGGCCATTGCGCCACCGGCAGCCGGATCGGCCGGAGCCATGCCATCGGCGGCACCGTCGACAGGCTCATCCTCGGCCCAGACAAAGTCCGGAGCAGCAGTCAGGGCTTCAGCCGTGGTGGGCAGGACCCAGCGTTCGGTGTTGTCAGCCGCAAGGGTGAATTCTAGAGCACCGAAATCAACCGCAACGGCCTTTTCGCCGATGCCGAGGAAGCCACCAACGCCGATAACGACGGCGGTAATGTCACCGGTTTCGGAGAAGACGATGTCGGAAACATTGCCGATTTCCTCGGCTTCTTCACCGGCAGCCGAATAGACGGGCTGGCCGATCAGGCGCGAACCGAGGTTGTCCGTGTCAGCGGCGGTATAGCCGGCCGACATGTCCCAGGGCTCATCGACTTCAGTGGTCTGCATGGCGCCGCTATCGACGTCCGTGCCGGTCACGGCATCGGTCGAGGCAGGAGCCATGGCGTCGGTTGCCGGAGCTTCCGTCGTGGCAGGAGCAGCCGGGGCTGCTTCCTGAGCCATGGCGCCAGTGGTGAGCAGGGCTGCAACGGCCGTGCTGGCCAGAAGGGTGCGGATCATTGTAGGCTCCGTTCGTTCATTGGTTTAGTGAACGGGCCGTGCGATGCAAAACTTGCCGGTCGCGCATCGTGCGGCCCATGATGCTTCACCAACGTGGCGATCCCACGAGGGTTCCGAACCGATTTGCCGCAGACATTGAAAAGGCCGGCTCTCGGGTGAACGAGGCCGGCCTTTGTCCGCCTCCCTGGCGGTTATGGTTCCGGGGATCCGCTGCGACTGGCGCGATGGGCGACGTGTGACGCGCATGATCCCTGACATCGCCTACAATAAAGCAAAGCGTATGGCTGGGCACTCCAAGCCGGCGAACAGGCTTAAGCGCTTGCTAATTGGTTAATGTCGCCGTCTCAATTTCGTAGGTGCGCATGGCGCGATGCGGCATGCCGCCGTCCTGGAATTCGGGACCGAAGGCCACGAAGCCGAGCTTTTCATACATGCCGAGCTTGTCGGACTGGGCCGTGAGATAGAAGCGGTCGCGGCCCGAGGCCCTGGCATGCTCCATGGCAGCCAGGATCATTGCCTTGGCGATGCCGTGACCGCGGAAGCTCAAACGCACGGCGACGCGGCCGATCTTGATATGCTCGGGCTTGTCGAGGACGCGGAGCGTGCCGACCACTTCGCCCTGGGCGACGGCGACGAAATGGGTCGCGGTCAGGTCGTCGGCGTCATTTTCTTCTTCCTCGGGCACCTTCTGCTCCCAGACGAAGACTTCGCGGCGCAGCGCGAAGGCGGCGTTACAGAGCGTGGAAAAGGGCGGGACGATGAGAATGGTGGTTTGCATGACGCCAGCATATAGCCAGCGCCGCGCGCGCTGTCATCCAGAGACGACTTCGTCGAGCCGCGCCAGCTGATCCTGTACCGGGGCCGCGTGGACAAGATTGTTGATGAAGGACAGTTTCTCGATCACCTGCGGGCTCAGCACGAAGGGATAGGCGTCGGGGTGACCCATGGCGCGGTTGAGATTGTTGAGCATGGAGGCCAGCGGGATCCAGTGGTCGATGACGACCTCGAAATCGGGCTCCATATAGGGATCAAAGCTCACCGGGGCGACGATAAGGTTTTCATCCTGCGTCTTGGGCCGGGCGCGCAGGCCGAAGGCGGCGGCGGTTTCCACGGTGTCGGTGATGTGGAGGTAATGCGCGAAGGTTTCGGCAAAATCCTCCCAGGGATGGGCGGTGGCATAGGCGCTGATGAAATGCTGTGGCCAGCCCATGGGTGCGCCATTGGCGTAATAGGCCTGCAGCGC includes these proteins:
- a CDS encoding PRC-barrel domain-containing protein, with the translated sequence MRAFTTASILALLLASPTLAQAPAAPLPATSSQLEQSGLTPPTVTSQGYSTSGQDVLVTKLLGEAVFSSAADDAEEIGIITDMVVTSGQGISAVVLSVGGFLGVGEKDVAVDFAQLTWAEREDGSRRWVLETTAETLTDAPAFIWGDSEETTGQPALTPEEEEEQLVDGDPNAVPVDPALTTDQPERTTINTPVDRTGFTDFDEQGLSAEDLRGIGVYGINDEQIGTIGDIVTNPDGSFDAVIVDVGGFLGLGAKPVAVGFDNLAFSADTFGNRYLFINANREQLETQTEYDPMTYDADRDAQRMVILP
- the fliJ gene encoding flagellar export protein FliJ, coding for MKSRSESLIRLKKFQVDEKRRQVAQIEMMIADFERMASELDQQIEIEQTKTGISDVAHFAYSTFAKAALSRRDNLLNSANDMKSKLEGAQDALAEALEDLKKVELLDQREHQRDAAEQLKVEQEQYDEIGRLRFSRQ
- a CDS encoding response regulator transcription factor, which produces MRVLLIEDDSATAQSIELMLKSESFNVYTTDLGEEGVDLGKLYDYDIILLDLNLPDMSGYEVLRTLRVAKVQTPILILSGLAGIEDKVRGLGFGADDYMTKPFHKDELVARIHAIVRRSKGHAQSVIQTGDLTVNLDTKTVEVQTQRVHLTGKEYQMLELLSLRKGTTLTKEMFLNHLYGGMDEPELKIIDVFICKLRKKLSVATGGKNYIETVWGRGYVLREPDADEGYNENVA
- a CDS encoding PRC-barrel domain-containing protein → MIRTLLASTAVAALLTTGAMAQEAAPAAPATTEAPATDAMAPASTDAVTGTDVDSGAMQTTEVDEPWDMSAGYTAADTDNLGSRLIGQPVYSAAGEEAEEIGNVSDIVFSETGDITAVVIGVGGFLGIGEKAVAVDFGALEFTLAADNTERWVLPTTAEALTAAPDFVWAEDEPVDGAADGMAPADPAAGGAMAPADPMAAPATN
- a CDS encoding response regulator, with the translated sequence MGTIQNLDISPLALVVDDDPVIRMIMSEMLDDLGFEVAEADSVAAALAYLEGNGERVSFLLTDVQMPGSRNGMTLANHVTFVWPHIRILVTSGVSRPLPGQLPGRAQFMSKPVTSAALDAYVSRFSADMLPSRAPLT
- a CDS encoding C1 family peptidase codes for the protein MPNPNFDKLNQKIRAAGADWVAGETPLSKYYGTKSASKSLGLALTPEIAFGTLQSARSEDQISFAAAAPPPPEVDWRKQNNKNWVTPVRDQKSCGSCVAFATLASLESRLLIAHNKPGANFDLSEANLFHCGAPNSCDTGWQPELAFQHLRSNGVGLESNWPYIPRDEPCKAIPVAARIDGHNVAGTSTARKVAVGKGPVVAAMAVFGDFTAYTSGIYRHIEGGLVGYHAVCIIGYSDTQGCWIAKNSWNPRWGESGFFRIRYGECGIDTQFPFTYPTSVSLQNGVTIN
- the fliI gene encoding flagellar protein export ATPase FliI encodes the protein MKALISAVDAIDDIEVFGRVKSVQGLLVEIVGPVRELRVGGRVLIETVNEEQLAAEIIGFKNGHALCLPFGQLSGVRMGCKAVFQRSDGAVYPSEGWLGRVITANGEPMDGKGPLPLGAKGFPLRQDPLLAHDRVRVGDPLNLGVRCLNTFTTLCEGQRMGIFAGSGVGKSVLMSMLARNTDVDVSVIGLIGERGREVHEFIQEYLGEEGLKRAVVVVATSDEAALMRRQAAYISLSIAEFFRDQGLRVLCMMDSLTRFAMAQREIGLAIGEPPTAKGYPPTVFTELPRLLERAGPGTPTTGSITGLFTVLVEGDDHNEPIADAVRGILDGHIVMERGIAERGRYPAVNVLRSISRTMPGCVPVDFRPVLQKARELMSIYSDMEELIRLGAYRKGSDPKVDRAIAINPAFEAFLGQSREETTSIGEGYDMLRSIMEQAGAAD
- a CDS encoding YafY family protein, giving the protein MARPDRLFRLLQAMRVMPAPITAARLAEEMDVSLRSLYRDIDSLRAAGARIEGERGYGYRLIEDYALPPQTFDRTEIEALALGLAQVRSMGDSALAGAATAVLAKIAATLPDGREQQLFHAISQVYRPDPRPQSPYIDLIRQACWNEQALRLTYADQHGAETERTILPLAMVYTDHTLTVLAWCCLREAFRMFRCERIIYALPTGASFRPRRASLLRDYLAELGKRPR
- a CDS encoding GNAT family N-acetyltransferase; amino-acid sequence: MQTTILIVPPFSTLCNAAFALRREVFVWEQKVPEEEENDADDLTATHFVAVAQGEVVGTLRVLDKPEHIKIGRVAVRLSFRGHGIAKAMILAAMEHARASGRDRFYLTAQSDKLGMYEKLGFVAFGPEFQDGGMPHRAMRTYEIETATLTN
- a CDS encoding VOC family protein; the encoded protein is MTIKTTTHLNFRGEAQAALEFYQSVFGGQIALVTYAQLGAVEQPGQEQQIIWGQVESPEGFHIMAYDVRPSQDYAAGVNPVFVSVRGETADEIQGYWDRLADGAAVIQPIGPSGWSPLYGMLKDRFGVTWVIDVAVAHGG